Proteins encoded in a region of the Prunus persica cultivar Lovell chromosome G4, Prunus_persica_NCBIv2, whole genome shotgun sequence genome:
- the LOC18781149 gene encoding two-pore potassium channel 1, translated as MAMDDVREPLKSRKFRRCRSAPLAEHVPLETTNTGSVPVTESIFRNLHPSFRKVGIFLAFYLGIGTICFYLVRNQIKGEKTNGVLDAVYFCIVTMTTVGYGDLVPNSILSKLLACAFVFTGMALVGLILSKAADYLVEKQEILLAKALHMHQKVGHIQVLKDVETNSLKYKCIVAFILLLVLISAGTIFLATVEKLDLVDAFYCVCSTITTLGYGDKSFSTQAGRVFAIFWILTSTICLAQFFLYIAELNSQSRQRALVKWVLSRRTTNVDLEAADLDGDGVVGAAEFIIYKLKEMGKISQEDIRLVMEEFEDLDVDQSGTLSLSDIMLAQPPSTEK; from the exons ATGGCTATGGATGATGTGAGAGAACCTCTGAAGAGTAGAAAATTTCGCCGTTGTAGAAGTGCTCCTCTTGCAGAGCATGTACCCTTAGAGACAACCAACACTGGCTCAGTTCCAGTTACTGAATCCATTTTTCGAAATTTACACCCGAGTTTTCgtaaagtaggtatattcttGGCTTTCTACTTAGGCATAGGAACTATCTGCTTCTACCTCGTCAGGAACCAGATCAAGGGAGAGAAGACAAATGGAGTTCTTGATGCTGTTTATTTCTGTATTGTGACAATGACCACTGTTGGATATGGAGACCTAGTGCCAAACAGCATTCTTTCGAAACTACTGGCCTGTGCTTTTGTCTTCACAGGAATGGCTCTTGTTGGGTTGATCTTGAGCAAAGCAGCTGACTACTTGGTCGAGAAGCAGGAAATATTGCTTGCTAAAGCCTTACATATGCATCAAAAAGTTGGTCATATTCAAGTTCTTAAAGATGTTGAGACTAACAGTTTGAAGTACAAATGCATTGTGGCCTTTATCCTTCTTTTGGTACTCATAAGTGCTGGCACAATCTTCCTAGCTACTGTTGAGAAATTGGACCTTGTGGATGCATTTTATTGCGTTTGTTCTACCATTACAACCCTGGGGTATGGAGATAAGAGCTTTTCAACTCAAGCAGGGCGTGTTTTTGCAATATTCTGGATATTGACAAGTACCATTTGTTTAGCTCAGTTTTTCCTCTACATTGCTGAGCTAAACTCCCAGAGCAGGCAAAGGGCATTGGTCAAGTGGGTTCTTTCTCGTAGGACAACAAATGTAGATTTGGAGGCAGCTGATCTTGATGGTGATGGGGTAGTTGG GGCTGctgaatttatcatatataAGCTCAAAGAGATGGGGAAGATTAGCCAAGAAGATATTAGACTCGTGATGGAGGAATTCGAAGATCTCGACGTTGATCAGTCAGGAACCTTGTCGTTATCAGATATAATGCTTGCTCAACCTCCTTCGACAGAAAAGTAA
- the LOC18778362 gene encoding uncharacterized protein LOC18778362 produces the protein MEIPEKLLKFKFHFLFALILCLTLYAITLIAPRFLTILAYFWPLFLSTALFLFAVVVFGKTTLPVTEASGEGLLDYVAGQPEHVVESYKSAEQSQS, from the coding sequence ATGGAGATCCCAGAAAAGCTTCTCAAGTTCAAGTTCCACTTCCTCTTTGCACTCATTTTGTGCCTTACCCTTTACGCCATAACCCTCATAGCACCTAGATTTCTGACCATTTTGGCTTACTTTTGGcctctcttcctctccaccgctctctttctcttcgcTGTTGTTGTCTTCGGGAAGACCACGTTACCGGTTACCGAGGCTTCCGGTGAAGGCCTCCTGGATTATGTCGCCGGGCAACCGGAACACGTCGTAGAAAGTTACAAGTCCGCGGAGCAGAGCCAGAGTTGA